In Candidatus Cohnella colombiensis, one DNA window encodes the following:
- a CDS encoding helix-hairpin-helix domain-containing protein, which produces MSKRNFIGVIGLIGVGMILIIYSLFFTRSNDAIPGWEPVAAQLKLTLESLHPERPVDQGNLNSSSTPTPSEIVKAPAPVVVSNEPLYDGGNVSSTQLPNVPVPVSEANEVEAHLVNLNSATQAQLEDLPGIGAAKAKAIIAYRELHQGFRAVNELLKVKGIGPKIYEKLSSLVKI; this is translated from the coding sequence ATGAGTAAACGAAACTTTATTGGGGTCATCGGTTTAATAGGGGTGGGTATGATTTTGATCATTTATTCGCTATTTTTCACTCGGTCAAATGATGCCATTCCAGGATGGGAGCCTGTCGCAGCCCAATTAAAATTAACTTTAGAAAGCCTGCATCCAGAGCGTCCTGTGGATCAAGGAAATTTGAATTCATCATCCACCCCAACACCTTCAGAAATTGTAAAGGCACCTGCACCTGTTGTTGTTTCGAATGAGCCATTATACGACGGTGGCAATGTCTCGAGTACACAGTTACCAAACGTACCTGTTCCTGTTTCAGAAGCAAATGAAGTTGAGGCGCACCTTGTGAATTTGAACTCGGCGACACAGGCTCAGCTTGAAGACCTTCCTGGAATTGGAGCAGCCAAGGCGAAAGCGATCATTGCTTATCGTGAACTTCATCAAGGCTTTCGAGCGGTGAATGAGTTGCTTAAAGTGAAAGGAATCGGACCAAAAATTTATGAAAAGCTTTCATCTCTGGTAAAAATATAG
- the comER gene encoding late competence protein ComER has product MKIGFIGTGNMGSLLIGAFIRAGIVQPTQVIASSRTLSKLRACEREHPGIQIASSNRQATVGAKYVFLCIKPLDYREVIEEIAPALSADQVVVSITSPVMLAQLEELLPCKVAKVIPSVVNSIGSGASLVMWGSRLTQLDRVELHQLLSAISRPIEIEESAVRAASDLSSCGPAFLAYVLEDFIVAAVLMGMDRETATELAGEMMLGTARLLLERPCTPSELQAMVAVPGGITEAALQVLRKSTRGVFTQVLNTTHEKFTEDLDRVDSSLFPREYT; this is encoded by the coding sequence ATGAAAATCGGATTTATCGGCACTGGAAACATGGGAAGTCTATTGATTGGAGCGTTTATACGCGCTGGTATCGTTCAACCCACTCAAGTGATCGCTAGCTCTCGCACCCTCTCAAAGTTAAGAGCTTGCGAAAGGGAACACCCTGGCATTCAAATTGCGAGCTCCAATCGACAAGCTACAGTCGGTGCTAAATACGTATTTCTCTGCATTAAACCGCTTGATTATCGAGAAGTGATCGAAGAGATTGCACCCGCACTAAGCGCTGATCAAGTTGTTGTTTCCATTACAAGTCCGGTGATGCTAGCTCAGCTAGAAGAGTTACTCCCCTGCAAAGTAGCGAAAGTCATTCCTAGCGTCGTAAATTCAATCGGCAGTGGTGCTTCTTTAGTCATGTGGGGCTCTCGCTTAACGCAATTAGATCGCGTAGAATTGCATCAGCTCCTATCTGCAATCAGCCGTCCAATCGAGATTGAAGAATCTGCAGTTCGCGCCGCGTCGGACTTGTCCAGTTGCGGACCTGCTTTTTTAGCTTATGTGTTAGAGGACTTTATCGTAGCGGCTGTGCTGATGGGCATGGATCGTGAAACAGCTACTGAGCTTGCTGGAGAGATGATGCTTGGAACCGCACGATTACTGCTAGAGCGGCCATGTACACCTAGTGAGCTTCAAGCGATGGTCGCCGTACCAGGTGGCATTACGGAGGCAGCGCTCCAAGTACTAAGAAAATCAACACGTGGAGTATTCACTCAAGTTCTTAACACCACGCACGAAAAATTTACAGAAGATCTCGATCGTGTAGACAGCTCACTCTTTCCTCGAGAGTACACGTAA